Proteins from a single region of Actinomycetes bacterium:
- a CDS encoding polysaccharide lyase — MDVNPPGQDAPRGNRQVWIAAVAFLVAVLAGGMAAALALNGSPGASAPVEPTAESNDPILFAADFESGDLEALGDTPWNHRPTPPTIVTGDARQGRSSAEYYIPANGERSESAPPGLRFREGDVVVFSFATQLRNMSLDTEDWQVLVQWKDDGDSSPPVALVVENGRYEIGGGWGRSGTDPQSAVEYVDLGPATNYEWVDWVVRIQFASDPRQGSLDVWRDGVSVVTDWHPVTGTLYPGLESYLKFGYYRDAGIQTPSSVRHDDWVVWRQ; from the coding sequence GTGGACGTAAATCCACCAGGCCAAGACGCCCCCCGGGGCAATCGGCAGGTCTGGATCGCTGCTGTTGCCTTCCTCGTCGCTGTGCTTGCGGGTGGGATGGCCGCCGCCTTGGCGCTCAACGGTTCGCCGGGTGCGAGTGCTCCCGTCGAACCCACTGCAGAGTCCAACGATCCGATCCTCTTCGCCGCCGACTTCGAGTCAGGCGACCTAGAGGCCTTGGGCGATACACCGTGGAACCACCGGCCAACGCCACCGACTATCGTGACCGGCGACGCTCGCCAAGGCCGCAGTTCGGCGGAGTATTACATTCCCGCCAATGGTGAGCGAAGCGAAAGTGCTCCACCCGGACTCCGGTTTCGGGAAGGGGACGTCGTTGTTTTTTCCTTCGCCACGCAACTTCGGAATATGTCGTTAGACACCGAGGATTGGCAGGTGCTCGTCCAATGGAAAGATGACGGGGATTCGTCGCCACCAGTGGCTCTGGTTGTTGAGAACGGTCGGTACGAGATCGGCGGGGGATGGGGCCGTTCAGGAACAGATCCACAATCTGCGGTCGAGTACGTTGATCTAGGTCCGGCGACCAACTACGAATGGGTCGACTGGGTCGTGCGAATCCAGTTTGCCAGTGATCCGCGACAAGGATCGCTTGATGTGTGGCGAGATGGCGTATCGGTCGTCACCGACTGGCATCCCGTCACCGGCACCCTCTATCCGGGTCTCGAGTCGTACCTCAAGTTTGGCTACTACCGCGATGCCGGCATTCAGACGCCAAGCAGCGTGCGTCACGACGACTGGGTGGTTTGGCGGCAGTAG